GACCTCGGACGCGCTCCTGAAGACCTGCTGTAAAGCTGGCTGTGTGTGGATTGTCTCCATGGTATTTGCTATCCCCGAGGCTGTTTTTTCAGATTTGTACTCTTTCAGCAATCCGGAGAAAAATGTAACTTTTGAGGCATGTGCTCCCTATCCCGTATCTGAGAAGATACTGCAGGAAGTGCATTCCCTGATTTGCTTCCTTGTGTTCTACATTGTGCCACTGGCTGTTATTTCTGTCTATTATTTTCTTATCGCCAGAACTTTATACAAAAGTACATTCAACATGCCAGCAGAAGAACACGGTCATGCCCGTAAGCAGGTAAGTTATGATCAAGCACTAAAGTGTCAGTTTTCCGGAATCTAACACGTTGATTGAACTCTTCATTCCTAAGTGCAAAGCCTTTTCCTGATAGCATGCACAAACAGATGAGTAAAATTCTCCATAAACCCATATTAGCAATTCaaattcagctgtgtgcttACGCACACGCTTATGACTCATAAACTCAATTGTGAGTGTACATGGCTTCCTAACGAGAAATagagtttgctttgctttattatGATCCTATAAAACTCAGGAGTTAATGATGCTGAATTCTAAGCTGAAAGACCTCATCCTTGTTACCTGACACGTCAAGCATTGTGCTTTCAAACCCTACATTAAATAAGATTCCCATGTGCTTTATAACGGAAAGGGAATGTGCTCCACACTGGAAAgacttactttaaaaataataaaatatatttattttctttttttcttcttattcttccttttttttttttccctttttttcctctgctgttttgctttttttggtcATTAATGCATTTAAACTCTTCTGAAAATCAGCACCAACTAAGTAACTGTAATTAATTGCCATTAATACCAGATatgcattattttcttgtaGATTGAATCCCGCAAGAGAGTTGCAAAAACAGTGCTGGTGCTTGTTGCTTTGTTTGCCTTTTGCTGGTTGCCCAACCACATCCTCTACCTATACCGCTCTTTTACATACCATGCTTCTGTAGATGCTTCTACCTTTCATCTGATAGTTACTATTTTTTCCCGTGCCTTGGCCTTCAGCAATTCCTGTGTCAATCCTTTTGCTCTTTATTGGCTGAGTAAAAGTTTCCGCCAACATTTTAAGAAGCAAGTCTCGTGCTGCAAGGCCAAGCTTCGCACAAAGCCTCCCAGCGCTGCCCACAGCAATTCACCCCCCAGAGCTCTGTCAGTCACAGGCAGCACACACGGCTCAGAAATCAGCATTACGCTGCTGACAGATTACAGCATCacaaaagaagaggaaagtgtGTAGTTTGTTTGTGAGGAAGGACAGAAAACGAGCGTTTGCAGTCAAGTCACTACTGCCTGCGTCATGGAAGGAGGTGCCACGTCTTGCTCTGCCTCTGAAAGGATTTTCGTCAGGAGTTcctaacatttttaaaacacacaacaaagaaagcaaagcgAGTGTGAGAAGAAGctaaagaagctgaaattttcAGTGTAAGCTCAGAGGAATTGCTCACGTGCCCAAGCATGAACACGCACCCTTGGCTGAGGTTCGTGTGCTGGACGGGAGACTGCAACGTTGCTGTGAGAACTGGCCATGGGGATTGCTTTgttctcagtgatttttttctttcacttgtgACTGGAAGCTCCCTTCTGTCAAGTACCTGCATCTAAAGCATGCATATTGATCAAACCATCAGCCTGGCAGGTGTTTggtttatttcctttcttgtccCAAATACTGGAAATTGATACATGCATTGGGAAATAAGCTAAGATGAGAGAAAGGTAAAGCTTGTAGCATGGtgtgataaaaaagaaaaagcattattgCCAGATCCACATTGCCCTTTGCTCCACCAGTGACTTTGAAATTCTGACTGCAGAGCTGACTGCAGTGACAGGGATGCTCTCTCTACATCAAACGAACCAGCAGGTCATTGTTCTGGTCAGCGATAATCATCTTTACCAAATTTGTAAAATTCCTTTTGATCTATGGGTCAACACATCAACAAGAGCTTTGTTCTTCACTGCTACAGTGATTTTACATCAAGAGTTGCAGTTTGGATTCACAGTGCACTTCCAAAGCTAACTGCTCAGACATCCCCACCTGCCTTACTTTGCTCTGTCTCCCAGAGCAGCCTTGAGTGCACAACCAGTATTTCTTCTGGAGGAAACTGTTCAGACATGGGACCAGACTGGAGCTGACAGCCCCCAAAAGTGTAGTGCATGAGTGCCAGGATAACCATTACCCTCCACAGACCCTCCCCTACTGCAGTGTATTGCTTGGTCAAGTGGTCTTTTCTAAACCACCTGCACATTTCTAAGCATGCAGGGAGGGCTGGATTTTTCCACTGTACTAGCTTTTATGAGATTAGCTTTCTCATCTCACATCCACTCGTTCTGATAATACAAGTCAATGACAGCCTATCACGGGCAGCCTCTGTATCCCCAAAAAGCTCAGCAGCTTGTCAGGAAATAACAGGAAAGCAAATCTTCCGACCCCACCTTACAGAAGTGTTGAATGACACTTGTTTTTATTAAGCTGTGTACCCTGAACCAAAATTTTGTTCTGTGGGAGTTGGTGGTTAAAAAAACCACAATGGATTTTCCACTGCATAAAGTAAGGGATTCCATCTCAAAAAAAGAATACATGCGTTACATTATTGAAGAGAGGCCGCAATGCATGAATCACACAGAACGGTGCTCCTGGTCACAAAAGTTTGAATTGCATGTCTCATTTGACAGGCTACCTCTCCCCTCAAGACATAatgctcctccagctgcacacagccctTCACCAGGATGGAAATCCATCCATCCACATACTGTTATTTGAGTTCTTTATATGAAGCAGAAAATCTCTTTGCAGTCTCTCTCTTCTGACTGCCCTCATCA
The Lagopus muta isolate bLagMut1 chromosome 13, bLagMut1 primary, whole genome shotgun sequence genome window above contains:
- the BRS3 gene encoding bombesin receptor subtype-3; this encodes MVKEMSQVYLHPPNQTLCAATNGTELKSIIENETRNEKWTEDSFPGLEILCTIYVTYAVIISVGLLGNAILIKVFFKIKSMQTVPNIFITSLAFGDLLLLLTCVPVDATRYIVDTWIFGRIGCKLLSFIQLTSVGVSVFTLTVLSADRYRAIVKPLELQTSDALLKTCCKAGCVWIVSMVFAIPEAVFSDLYSFSNPEKNVTFEACAPYPVSEKILQEVHSLICFLVFYIVPLAVISVYYFLIARTLYKSTFNMPAEEHGHARKQIESRKRVAKTVLVLVALFAFCWLPNHILYLYRSFTYHASVDASTFHLIVTIFSRALAFSNSCVNPFALYWLSKSFRQHFKKQVSCCKAKLRTKPPSAAHSNSPPRALSVTGSTHGSEISITLLTDYSITKEEESV